The Chthoniobacterales bacterium genome contains the following window.
CGCTCCTCCGTTCCGGAAATCGATTCGCTCCTGATCGAAGAGCGTGTCCCGACGGTGCGACTCGAGACTCTTCTGGCCCGGCACAACGTCTCGCGCCTGGATTTGCTGGTCATCGATACGGAAGGCCATGACTACGAAATCCTGTCTGCGCTGGATTTCAGTTGTTTTCGGCCAGTGATGCTCATGTACGAGCATCAGCATCTTTCCGCGAGCGACAAACAAGCCGCCGGTCAGCTTTTGGAAACTCACGGATATCGCCGCCAGGAAACACCGGAAGGCGATACGATCGCATGGCGGAAATTGTGAGTTCCTGTCCGCCTCTCCTAAACCAGCGCCGTTTCGGACGGCCGGGATCACGATCCCGGCTACAGCAGCTTCTCGCCGGTGACGCTCTCGAATGCCTCCACGTATTTGGCCGAAGTCTTTTCAATGATTTCGCGCGGCAATTTTGGAGCGGGCGGGGTCTTGTCCCAGTCCAGCGTCTCCAGATAATCGCGCACGAATTGTTTATCGAAGCTCGGCGGGCTTTGCCCGACGACATATTGATCGGCCGGCCAGAAGCGCGACGAATCGGGGGTCAGGCATTCGTCGATCAGGAGCAATTCTCCGTCGACGGTGCCGAATTCAAATTTGGTGTCGGCGACAATGATGCCACGGCCGGCGGCGTGTTCGCGACCTTCCGAATAAATCGTGAGGCTCAGATCTTTGACCCGGTTCGCCATTTCGTCTCCGAGAATGCGGGCGCATTCCGCCATGTCGATGTTCTCATCGTGACCCTCCTCGGCCTTGGTCGAGGGTGTGAAAATCGGCTCCGGTAACTGCGAGGCGAGTTGCAGCCCCGGGGGCAGCTTGATTCCGCAAACGCTCTGCGAGTTTTTGTACTCCTTCCACCCAGAACCGGCGAGATAACCGCGGACGACGCACTCCACGGCGAGCGGTTTCGTCTTCTTCACGATCATCGAGCGGCCGGCTAGCTGTTCGCGAAACGGTTGCAGCTCTTTGGGGAACTCGGCGAAATCCGCCGTGATGAAGTGGTTGGCAATGTTCTGGAAGCGTTTGAACCAAAACGCGGAGAGCTGATTGAGCACGGCGCCCTTTTGCGGAATCGGGTCGGACAAAATGACGTCGAAGGCGGAGAGTCGATCCGTCACGACGAAAAGCAGGGTGTCGCCGAGATCGAAGACTTCGCGGACTTTGCCGCTGCGGAGTTTCTTGATTCCGGGAAGATCGACTGTCGATTGTGGAGTGGTCGGCATAAGTGGACATCATTAGCCCATGGCTGGAATCGTCGTCAAACCCCGGGCGCGAATTTTGCATGGGCACGACTGGGTTTTTAGCGGCGAAGTGCTGAAGGCGTTTGGAGGTCCCGCGGATGGCGACGTCATTTCGCTAAAGGACGGGAAAGATCGCCTGATCGGCAGCGCGCTCTACAATAGCAAGTCGCAGATCGTGGCCCGGCGGTTTTCGCGACGGAAACAGGACCTCGACGTCGATTTTTTTCAGCGGCGAATCGCGCAGGCGATCGAGTACCGGGCGCGGCGCGGAGTAGATCCTAGACTTTGTCGCATCGTCTGGAGTGAGAGCGACGGGCTGCCGGGTGTGATCGTCGATCGTTTTGGCGATCACCTTGTCTTGCAAACCTTGACGCTCGGGATGGACATGCGGAAGGCGCTGATCGTGGACGCGCTGAAGAATGTCGTAGGCGGAACGCCCGGCCTGCAATCGATCGTCGAGCGAAATGACGCCCCAGTCCGAAGAGTGGAAGGAATGGAATTGAAAACCGGGATCCTGCTGGGTGAAGAGCCGAAAGAAACCGAAATCGAAGCGGCCGGACTGCGTTTCGAGGTTGACCTGATGCATTCGCAAAAGACCGGCTTCTATTTGGATCAGCTGGCCAACTATGAGGCTGTTGCGCGCCATGCGAAAGACCGCCGGGTGCTGGATTGTTTTACGAGCCAGGGCGCCTTCGCGCTGGCTTGCGCGCGGGCAGGCGCCGCTTCCGTGACCGCAGTGGAAGCGAGCGCGGACAGCCTGGCGCAGGCGCGCTCCAATGCCGAACACAACGCGTTGCAGGTGGAATTTATCGAACAGGACGTTTTCCAATTCCTGCGGGCGGCCGAAAAGGCCGAAGCGGAATACGATCTCATCATTCTCGACCCTCCTTCCTTTACCAAGACGAAGGGAGGATTGCGCGATGCGTTGAGAGGATACCGGGAGCTGCACGTCCGTGCGTTCAAGCTGTTGTCCCGCGATGGGTTGCTGGCGACGTTTTCCTGCTCGCATCATGTGACCGATAGCATTTTCAACCAAACGATCGCGGACGCGCTGGTGGATGCGCGACGCTCGGCGCGCCGGCTGC
Protein-coding sequences here:
- a CDS encoding phosphoribosylaminoimidazolesuccinocarboxamide synthase, translated to MPTTPQSTVDLPGIKKLRSGKVREVFDLGDTLLFVVTDRLSAFDVILSDPIPQKGAVLNQLSAFWFKRFQNIANHFITADFAEFPKELQPFREQLAGRSMIVKKTKPLAVECVVRGYLAGSGWKEYKNSQSVCGIKLPPGLQLASQLPEPIFTPSTKAEEGHDENIDMAECARILGDEMANRVKDLSLTIYSEGREHAAGRGIIVADTKFEFGTVDGELLLIDECLTPDSSRFWPADQYVVGQSPPSFDKQFVRDYLETLDWDKTPPAPKLPREIIEKTSAKYVEAFESVTGEKLL
- a CDS encoding class I SAM-dependent rRNA methyltransferase, which encodes MAGIVVKPRARILHGHDWVFSGEVLKAFGGPADGDVISLKDGKDRLIGSALYNSKSQIVARRFSRRKQDLDVDFFQRRIAQAIEYRARRGVDPRLCRIVWSESDGLPGVIVDRFGDHLVLQTLTLGMDMRKALIVDALKNVVGGTPGLQSIVERNDAPVRRVEGMELKTGILLGEEPKETEIEAAGLRFEVDLMHSQKTGFYLDQLANYEAVARHAKDRRVLDCFTSQGAFALACARAGAASVTAVEASADSLAQARSNAEHNALQVEFIEQDVFQFLRAAEKAEAEYDLIILDPPSFTKTKGGLRDALRGYRELHVRAFKLLSRDGLLATFSCSHHVTDSIFNQTIADALVDARRSARRLRRFEQALDHPVLPTLPETEYFKGVLLEMMPGR